A single genomic interval of Rosistilla ulvae harbors:
- a CDS encoding ABC transporter permease, which produces MYRWVLCFRYLRTRYIALASIISVTLGVATLIVVNSVMAGFSAEMHSRMNELLSDVVIDCHSSGGMPDQEKHLERIRRVTGDKLVGTTCSVHVPAMLGIEHNGQLITKQINLIGVDPKTYGDVSDFGRCLLHPDNRDTASFELHDSGYGSDRKHFPESGWVYRRAWAVYQKAYQQEIRQAEAARKAAGQTSGPTAGPSIDSFGSDGMFSQVAEENAAREFDPEKEQFCGIILGITTCSTRFRDPDGEVGDYYYCRPGDDVRVIFPNAGDDTKALNQHFTVVDLYESGMSEYDSTFAFVPLNRLQEFRGMVDPTTGVRSITTIQLKLAEGTNLAEVRDALRAEFPPDIYAYNIQTWQDMQGPLLAAVRLETTILNVLLFLIIAVAGFGILATFFMIVVEKTRDIGILKALGASNTGVMSIFLSYGLLLGIAGSGVGLLGGLTFVHYINDIAGLIEKITGQEVFDPTVYYFNSIPTIIHPVTVVWVMIGAVAIAVMASVLPALRAARMHPVMALRYE; this is translated from the coding sequence ATGTACCGTTGGGTTCTTTGCTTCCGCTACTTGCGGACTCGCTATATCGCCTTGGCTTCGATTATCAGTGTCACCCTTGGGGTGGCCACGCTGATTGTGGTCAACAGTGTCATGGCGGGTTTCTCCGCCGAAATGCATTCACGGATGAACGAACTGCTCTCGGACGTCGTCATCGACTGTCACAGCAGTGGCGGCATGCCCGACCAAGAGAAGCATCTGGAACGCATCCGCCGCGTGACGGGGGACAAGTTGGTTGGCACAACGTGCAGTGTTCACGTTCCGGCGATGCTGGGAATCGAACACAACGGCCAATTGATCACCAAACAGATCAATCTGATCGGGGTCGATCCAAAAACATACGGCGATGTGAGTGACTTCGGTCGCTGTCTGCTGCACCCCGACAACCGCGATACCGCGTCGTTTGAACTGCATGACAGCGGCTACGGCAGCGATCGAAAACACTTCCCCGAATCGGGATGGGTCTATCGTCGGGCTTGGGCCGTCTATCAAAAAGCTTATCAGCAAGAGATCCGTCAGGCCGAAGCGGCTCGCAAAGCGGCCGGTCAAACCTCGGGACCAACGGCTGGGCCGAGCATCGATTCGTTTGGTTCGGATGGCATGTTTTCCCAGGTCGCCGAAGAGAACGCCGCTCGCGAATTCGACCCCGAAAAAGAACAGTTCTGCGGAATCATCCTTGGGATCACGACCTGCAGCACACGTTTCCGGGATCCCGATGGCGAGGTTGGCGATTACTATTATTGCCGTCCCGGGGATGACGTACGCGTGATTTTCCCCAACGCCGGCGATGACACCAAAGCGCTCAACCAACACTTCACCGTCGTCGATTTGTACGAGAGTGGGATGAGTGAATACGATTCGACGTTTGCCTTTGTGCCGTTGAATCGGTTGCAAGAGTTTCGTGGAATGGTCGATCCGACGACGGGTGTTCGCAGCATTACGACGATTCAATTGAAACTGGCCGAGGGAACCAACCTGGCTGAAGTGCGAGACGCTTTGCGAGCGGAGTTTCCACCCGATATCTACGCTTACAACATTCAAACATGGCAGGACATGCAAGGCCCGTTGTTGGCCGCGGTCCGGTTGGAAACGACGATCCTGAACGTGCTGTTGTTCCTGATCATCGCCGTTGCCGGTTTTGGGATTCTGGCCACGTTCTTCATGATCGTCGTCGAAAAGACTCGCGACATCGGAATCCTGAAAGCTCTCGGCGCCTCCAACACGGGCGTGATGAGCATCTTCCTCAGCTATGGCCTGTTGTTAGGGATCGCGGGATCGGGAGTCGGACTGTTGGGAGGACTCACCTTCGTTCACTATATCAATGACATCGCGGGCCTGATCGAAAAGATCACGGGGCAAGAGGTCTTTGATCCAACGGTCTACTACTTCAACTCGATTCCCACGATCATTCACCCGGTAACCGTTGTGTGGGTCATGATCGGTGCTGTGGCAATCGCGGTGATGGCAAGTGTTCTTCCTGCGTTGCGCGCGGCGCGAATGCATCCTGTAATGGCGCTTCGTTATGAGTAA